In one window of Leptospira yasudae DNA:
- a CDS encoding ParB N-terminal domain-containing protein — protein MESVTNQDEIKLERVKVLLEKIQFHPKNEKIFRPKTEEFIRRLAENIKRNGLHEPISLQKIPDSDLYLCLSGEHRIKAVKLLGWVAIDAYIVSPDDPVSYIAEKNYGKGQYHFKDRLLTYREFCPEFFTGTKIFLEKLNEISKKTGILVSTLKGDLKKIRKGSNKEDSIEILHELWAKKKIRNLRINLADQGNGKFLLKVHGKNLNYEWRGAFKEVVCECAKAARSKYFDKNFKSENEETASRIKALRKEAGLTQFQLAQGLGYSQSYFAELEGGKWECSEALFEQIALFCQERIA, from the coding sequence ATAGAGTCAGTAACCAATCAAGACGAGATAAAACTCGAACGTGTAAAGGTTCTTTTGGAGAAGATTCAATTTCATCCAAAGAATGAAAAAATATTCCGTCCTAAAACGGAAGAGTTCATCCGGCGATTAGCGGAGAATATAAAACGAAACGGATTACACGAACCAATATCACTTCAAAAGATCCCCGATTCAGATCTGTATCTTTGTCTCTCCGGCGAGCATAGAATCAAAGCGGTCAAACTCCTAGGATGGGTGGCTATCGATGCGTATATCGTTTCCCCTGATGATCCAGTTTCCTATATTGCCGAAAAAAATTACGGAAAAGGTCAGTATCATTTTAAAGACAGGCTCTTAACGTATCGCGAGTTTTGTCCGGAGTTTTTTACCGGAACAAAAATTTTCCTAGAAAAACTCAATGAAATCAGTAAGAAAACGGGAATCCTTGTCTCTACACTGAAAGGCGATCTAAAGAAAATCAGAAAGGGTTCAAACAAAGAGGATTCGATTGAAATCCTGCACGAACTTTGGGCTAAGAAAAAGATTCGAAATCTTCGGATAAACTTAGCGGATCAAGGAAACGGAAAATTCCTTCTAAAAGTCCACGGTAAGAACTTGAATTATGAATGGCGCGGAGCGTTTAAAGAAGTGGTTTGCGAGTGCGCGAAGGCGGCCCGTTCCAAATACTTTGACAAAAACTTTAAATCCGAAAACGAAGAGACGGCCTCTCGAATAAAGGCGTTACGAAAAGAGGCGGGACTAACTCAGTTCCAGCTCGCTCAAGGACTCGGTTACTCGCAAAGCTATTTCGCGGAACTTGAAGGCGGGAAATGGGAGTGTTCGGAAGCACTGTTTGAACAGATCGCTCTTTTTTGTCAGGAGAGAATCGCTTGA
- a CDS encoding DNA cytosine methyltransferase yields MLGWKTVCAVELNSYCARRLLQRQNEGHLPPFPVWDNVCTFDGRPWKGLIDVVAGGFPCQDISIAGKGGGIDSERSGLWKEMFRIICEVRPRYAFVENSPLLTRRGIDRVLGNLASMGFDAIWGVLGADNVGAPHIRKRIWILAYTRYGHRRSVESGTTGFDCRKKSKTFGTPKTITASRSSKRSKVVAHAYRMRKLQSKGSKQNFRRRTCNRSEEISHSNDFDDNGRRFISSQVSFEQATRIQRGEWWAVEPPVGRVVNGMAARLDQLRAIGNGQVPAVVCLAWRALLKLKSENLM; encoded by the coding sequence TTGCTCGGATGGAAAACCGTCTGTGCCGTGGAACTCAACTCATACTGTGCCAGACGACTACTCCAGCGACAAAATGAAGGACACCTGCCACCGTTCCCCGTTTGGGATAATGTTTGTACCTTTGATGGACGACCTTGGAAAGGACTTATTGATGTGGTGGCGGGAGGTTTTCCTTGCCAGGACATTTCAATTGCCGGAAAGGGAGGAGGAATTGACAGCGAACGTTCCGGTCTTTGGAAAGAAATGTTCCGAATCATTTGCGAAGTTCGACCACGCTACGCTTTCGTGGAAAATTCCCCATTGCTTACCAGGCGTGGAATCGATCGAGTTCTTGGAAACTTGGCCTCGATGGGGTTTGATGCAATCTGGGGAGTGTTGGGAGCTGATAACGTTGGGGCTCCGCATATCCGAAAACGAATCTGGATACTGGCGTACACCCGATACGGGCACCGGAGGAGCGTTGAATCAGGAACAACTGGATTTGATTGTCGAAAAAAAAGTAAGACCTTCGGGACACCGAAGACAATTACGGCTTCAAGATCAAGTAAGAGATCAAAGGTTGTGGCCCACGCCTACCGTATGCGGAAATTACAATCGAAAGGGAGTAAGCAAAACTTCAGGAGAAGGACTTGCAACCGCAGTGAAGAAATATCCCACTCCAACGACTTCGATGATAACGGAAGGAGATTTATTTCAAGCCAAGTTTCATTCGAGCAAGCGACCCGAATACAGCGAGGTGAATGGTGGGCAGTTGAACCCCCGGTGGGTCGAGTGGTTAATGGGATGGCCGCTCGGTTGGACCAGCTCCGAGCAATTGGAAACGGACAAGTACCGGCAGTGGTATGTCTTGCATGGAGAGCTCTATTGAAACTAAAATCGGAAAACCTTATGTGA
- a CDS encoding ParA family protein → MKIIPICSGKGGVGKTTNTIFLGQTLSYLGYKVLLIDFDFNRSLSKFTLSRFGVNEQETTFKNSFNMLFEADDYSKYIFKTGENFDFIPTIERLKKVDLEFYDDPRLKYRFENLLRKLDYDFILLDLHNVVNVVLLAAIHSADHIISPMEYGDWGQEGTDAMYKVFKEVESSSSKKIKFTVVPSRVSKRRIEDLIEVCEHNGLSVSKFANYNDDIVHSASNLGEFLNPKKHSAFERFLVLAHEVSNGTK, encoded by the coding sequence ATGAAAATAATTCCCATTTGTTCCGGGAAGGGTGGAGTCGGAAAAACCACTAACACCATATTCCTCGGTCAAACTTTGTCTTATTTAGGCTACAAGGTGTTACTTATTGACTTCGATTTTAATCGAAGCTTGAGCAAGTTCACACTTTCCCGCTTCGGAGTAAACGAGCAAGAGACAACTTTTAAAAACTCATTTAACATGCTTTTTGAGGCGGATGACTATTCAAAATACATATTCAAAACAGGCGAGAATTTTGATTTTATTCCAACCATCGAACGCCTCAAAAAGGTTGATTTAGAATTTTATGATGACCCTAGGCTTAAATATAGATTCGAAAATCTGTTACGCAAACTCGATTACGACTTCATTTTACTTGATCTACATAACGTTGTAAATGTTGTTCTTCTAGCTGCCATTCACAGCGCAGACCATATTATTTCTCCAATGGAATATGGGGATTGGGGACAAGAAGGAACCGATGCAATGTATAAAGTTTTTAAGGAAGTCGAATCAAGCTCATCCAAAAAAATCAAATTTACAGTCGTACCTTCAAGAGTATCTAAAAGGAGAATTGAAGACCTGATTGAAGTTTGCGAGCATAACGGTCTTTCTGTTAGTAAGTTTGCAAACTATAATGACGATATCGTTCATTCTGCTTCGAACTTAGGAGAATTTTTAAATCCCAAAAAACATTCCGCATTCGAGCGATTTTTAGTTTTGGCGCATGAGGTTTCAAATGGCACAAAATAA
- a CDS encoding DNA-binding protein, with product MVEDVKRATVISYAIASLELSGKKEKLLTVITNLDIQARAEGRAGCNAKNKTLGKMCGLAETSVSKYIREFRREGYLEAGTFHGHSRILNSNYHDAVIKERIEYKLSSSRTNGLGGTENEYGAAPYDGTGSSSSNTCTNQPSNKKENLSLFNDYFQKLSEMAKTLILKEYGEYTATLDKEKAKTKLWFKESQDSDIVLDVIRKLIYIKCSPEFKTDLRFWGTISVNIACAYSYKDTILTTYQTLMNSRSENATVEAASKEKTYQESTWRGLSNWASEKLTISSREILNSVTAKIENNEVQVYGNVPESIRMIITKYFLEETKEKMTVRFLDTPGYRENNKPALNSENKTPENKSGETVKNRKDVQETINYRKGSYEDFLGITKRRVSKVDFQILKEAKYTMERGVLKFHTDIPENLKIHIQHYFKELVEMPYYVLFVDSELKQDKEVA from the coding sequence ATGGTCGAGGACGTCAAACGAGCGACTGTGATCTCTTATGCCATCGCGTCATTAGAGTTATCTGGGAAGAAAGAAAAACTCCTAACGGTAATTACGAACTTAGATATACAAGCTCGTGCCGAAGGCCGGGCAGGATGCAACGCTAAAAATAAAACTCTTGGTAAAATGTGCGGTTTAGCGGAAACTTCAGTTTCTAAATATATCAGAGAGTTTCGAAGAGAGGGCTATCTTGAAGCTGGAACTTTCCACGGCCATAGTAGAATCTTGAATTCTAATTATCACGACGCCGTAATCAAAGAAAGGATCGAATATAAACTCTCTTCTTCTAGGACAAATGGACTAGGCGGCACCGAAAATGAGTACGGAGCAGCCCCGTACGATGGTACGGGGTCTAGTTCTTCTAACACTTGTACTAACCAACCATCTAACAAAAAAGAGAATCTTTCACTTTTTAACGATTACTTTCAAAAACTTTCAGAGATGGCAAAGACTTTGATTTTGAAAGAGTATGGTGAATATACGGCGACCTTGGATAAAGAGAAAGCAAAAACAAAACTCTGGTTCAAAGAAAGTCAAGATTCGGATATTGTTTTGGACGTTATTCGTAAGCTCATATACATTAAGTGTTCACCGGAGTTTAAAACAGACTTACGATTTTGGGGAACCATTTCGGTGAACATCGCATGTGCGTATAGTTACAAAGACACGATCCTAACTACTTACCAAACGCTCATGAATAGCAGAAGTGAAAATGCAACTGTGGAAGCAGCGTCGAAAGAAAAAACCTACCAAGAATCGACATGGCGAGGACTTAGCAATTGGGCTTCGGAAAAACTCACGATTTCATCGAGAGAAATTTTGAATTCAGTCACGGCAAAAATAGAAAACAATGAAGTTCAGGTTTATGGGAATGTTCCAGAATCAATCCGAATGATAATTACAAAATATTTTTTGGAAGAAACAAAAGAGAAAATGACAGTACGCTTTTTAGATACTCCGGGATATAGAGAAAACAATAAGCCAGCTTTGAACTCAGAAAATAAAACCCCGGAAAATAAAAGCGGTGAGACTGTTAAGAATCGAAAAGATGTCCAAGAAACGATCAACTATCGAAAGGGTAGTTATGAAGATTTCTTAGGAATCACAAAGCGACGAGTTTCGAAGGTGGATTTTCAGATATTGAAAGAAGCGAAATACACAATGGAAAGAGGAGTATTAAAATTTCATACAGATATTCCAGAAAATCTGAAAATTCATATTCAACATTATTTCAAGGAGCTAGTTGAAATGCCCTATTATGTTTTGTTTGTTGATTCGGAACTAAAACAAGATAAGGAAGTTGCATAA
- a CDS encoding endonuclease: protein MLKEKKNFEQIAQITLPNYFKELSARLKNPLPMKLFSKEGLGETAIFSSITNHFGLKNYEDFPGCYVFSERGNIQYISVTKSISTRIRQHLKGTNHSPLAYQIAKNKLDMGLSRNLCMQNDRFLEEHRRAQELISTWDLAVIEIADPIERRLFEVYAALKLNTVYDSFESE from the coding sequence ATGTTGAAAGAAAAGAAAAATTTCGAGCAAATAGCACAAATTACTTTGCCAAATTATTTTAAAGAACTATCCGCTCGGTTAAAAAATCCGCTTCCTATGAAGCTTTTTTCAAAAGAAGGACTCGGGGAAACTGCGATTTTCAGTTCGATTACGAATCACTTCGGATTAAAAAATTACGAAGATTTTCCTGGTTGTTATGTGTTCTCCGAAAGAGGAAATATCCAATACATCAGCGTAACAAAGAGCATTTCTACTCGGATCAGACAGCACTTAAAAGGCACGAACCATTCCCCGCTGGCATATCAAATCGCTAAAAATAAATTGGATATGGGCTTGAGCAGAAATCTGTGTATGCAAAATGACAGATTTCTTGAAGAACACAGGAGAGCGCAAGAGCTTATCTCTACCTGGGATTTAGCGGTAATTGAAATCGCCGATCCGATCGAGCGACGTCTTTTCGAAGTATATGCCGCTCTCAAATTGAATACAGTTTACGATTCATTTGAATCTGAATAA
- a CDS encoding kelch repeat-containing protein gives MIRILVFVFSFSLFISCQNSPLSSIHDAETAKVTFAVVSQLGPRSATLSWECSASLPGSVVYGKGGIESATTSLENAKFHSMVLQNLESNTDYLAYVFCSSDLENLQGAPIAFKTWVSDFPNRTRGLWIVGGIGADANPVSQIDFFDPVTSTWYPAVTSIPTPRAFANIVSHKDKIYVIGGLEKQAGVYVASKKTEVYDPYTDQWKTLADLPTANQGGVIASVGEEIFIIAGTTTTDMTTGTILNTVSRFYPGIGPVGIWQSYTSLTAIFSRVDMSGCGLNGSILFTGGRFTNDGSSQATSDSYVPSVNSITSAGEPSINLARHGAGAACVKPLNSDPYPTDPEWFAVIGGSTGTSTLQPVGSITTSNRTDFSQIGSGAFTIGPILPVSVYFPGTQASYETRKLFVFGGATALNIPTDSVYSIGLQNPIASTWTLDSQKMPRARYAHKAIRIDR, from the coding sequence ATGATTCGCATTCTTGTTTTCGTATTTTCCTTTTCACTTTTCATCTCTTGTCAGAACTCTCCGCTTTCATCGATTCATGACGCGGAAACGGCCAAAGTTACGTTCGCAGTTGTCTCTCAGCTTGGACCTCGCTCCGCTACTCTTTCCTGGGAGTGTTCCGCTTCTTTGCCCGGATCCGTTGTATATGGGAAAGGTGGGATCGAGTCGGCGACCACAAGTCTCGAAAATGCAAAATTTCATTCTATGGTCCTTCAAAACCTTGAATCAAACACCGATTATTTAGCTTATGTTTTTTGTTCGTCGGACCTCGAAAATCTCCAAGGCGCACCAATTGCATTTAAAACTTGGGTAAGCGATTTCCCGAATCGAACTCGCGGACTTTGGATTGTCGGCGGAATCGGTGCGGACGCAAATCCAGTTTCTCAAATTGATTTTTTTGATCCAGTTACCTCTACATGGTATCCGGCTGTAACTTCGATCCCCACCCCTCGCGCTTTCGCGAACATTGTTTCCCACAAAGATAAAATTTATGTCATCGGCGGACTTGAAAAACAGGCCGGTGTATATGTTGCTTCTAAAAAAACGGAAGTCTATGATCCGTATACAGATCAGTGGAAGACTCTTGCCGACTTACCAACCGCAAACCAAGGAGGGGTTATCGCAAGCGTCGGTGAAGAAATTTTTATCATTGCAGGAACGACGACTACCGACATGACAACGGGAACAATTCTGAATACGGTTTCTCGTTTTTATCCCGGTATTGGACCTGTCGGCATTTGGCAAAGTTATACTTCTCTTACCGCAATCTTTTCCAGAGTGGATATGTCCGGTTGTGGACTCAATGGTTCGATTCTTTTTACGGGGGGAAGATTTACAAACGACGGTTCTTCGCAAGCAACGTCGGACAGCTATGTTCCTTCTGTGAATTCCATAACAAGTGCGGGAGAACCTTCGATCAATTTAGCAAGACATGGAGCGGGTGCTGCTTGTGTAAAACCGTTAAACTCTGACCCCTACCCTACTGATCCAGAGTGGTTTGCAGTTATCGGTGGTTCTACAGGAACAAGCACGCTTCAACCAGTTGGATCGATTACTACCTCAAACAGAACCGACTTTTCTCAAATCGGCTCCGGAGCGTTTACGATAGGACCAATCCTTCCCGTTTCCGTATATTTTCCAGGAACACAAGCATCGTACGAAACGAGAAAGCTCTTTGTTTTCGGTGGAGCGACCGCTCTGAACATTCCGACGGATTCCGTTTATTCCATCGGACTTCAAAATCCCATCGCAAGCACTTGGACGCTCGATTCTCAAAAAATGCCCCGAGCGCGATATGCTCACAAGGCAATCCGCATCGACAGGTAA
- a CDS encoding LA_3334 family protein produces MKVSYIIFLACALILPYSLFASELLLKTGEAFLIEEINENADVVNVRWKGRQYRIPKHEVQRIDYQKKGPESSYLYSEFQLTDGSSIRGIIVERKKDRYIFRTDLGFVEIEKSKIQNLSTKENESEAPELPEKYLSGRSGENQLYVGGSFLIQGNLGQWNRTNPGTAGLGFFIEKGFVNKPLWFYGFLSELSLAPSAQGSITLWNQSGYLGKQWGSSSPYFLFGGGITGVQWTHNSKSQNGIDPEVLGEFGWAWEFSNGSRLRLGLRSQCTFEASDSLCRSGLRISWGLLL; encoded by the coding sequence GTGAAAGTTTCTTATATTATTTTTCTTGCATGTGCTTTGATACTCCCCTATTCGCTTTTTGCATCGGAATTGCTACTTAAAACAGGAGAGGCGTTCCTTATCGAAGAGATAAACGAAAATGCGGATGTGGTAAACGTTCGCTGGAAAGGTAGACAATACAGAATTCCGAAGCATGAAGTCCAGAGGATCGATTATCAAAAAAAGGGACCAGAAAGCTCTTATCTGTACTCCGAATTTCAACTAACTGACGGCTCCTCAATTCGAGGAATCATCGTTGAACGCAAAAAAGACCGCTATATTTTCCGAACCGATCTTGGTTTCGTTGAGATCGAAAAATCAAAAATTCAAAACCTATCCACAAAAGAAAACGAATCTGAAGCTCCGGAACTTCCGGAAAAATATCTATCAGGCCGTTCCGGCGAAAATCAACTCTATGTCGGTGGGAGTTTTCTCATTCAGGGAAACCTCGGCCAATGGAATCGAACGAATCCGGGAACCGCAGGGTTAGGATTTTTTATCGAAAAGGGATTCGTTAATAAACCACTTTGGTTTTATGGTTTTCTTTCTGAACTTTCTTTAGCCCCGTCTGCACAAGGCTCCATAACACTCTGGAATCAATCGGGATACTTAGGCAAACAGTGGGGATCATCCTCGCCGTATTTTCTATTTGGAGGAGGTATCACCGGGGTTCAATGGACGCATAACTCGAAATCACAGAATGGGATCGACCCCGAGGTTTTAGGGGAATTTGGCTGGGCTTGGGAATTCAGTAACGGCTCAAGACTTCGCCTTGGACTTCGTTCTCAATGCACCTTTGAAGCAAGTGACTCGCTTTGTCGCTCCGGTCTTCGAATCTCCTGGGGGTTGTTATTATGA